The Coffea eugenioides isolate CCC68of unplaced genomic scaffold, Ceug_1.0 ScVebR1_3525;HRSCAF=4751, whole genome shotgun sequence genomic interval TTCTTCGTCCTCTGGTATTGGCCATCTCAGTACATACAAGGGGGAGCCATCGTTGGTCATCTCCCGTCAAGATATGATGCAGATTGCGGCGCCTTACTCTAACGCGCTAGTCGGCAGGTTTGCCATAGGTCGTCCGTCCATTGAGCTTATTCGCAAATTTATTGTTTCGTTGGGGCTGAGGGGTGAGTGCCCGATTGGTTTATTAGATTCCAAGCACATTCTGTTACGTCCATCCGAGGAGGAAGATTACACCAGACTTTGGTGTCGCAGGTCTTGGTACGTTGGCAAGTTTCATATGTCCCTGTCGAAATGGACAATTGATTTTAAACCAGGAGTAGAGTCATCAATTGCACCAGTTTGGGTCAATTTTCCGGGTCTTCCATTGCCGTTTTTTGAAAAGCAATTTTTGCTTAAGCTAGGTACCTTGCTTGGTCGTCCCTTGAAAGTGGATGAAGCTACGGCTTCACTGAAGCGTCCATCTGTTGCCCGTATATTGTTGGAGATCGATGTATTGCAGTCTCCTAAATCCAGGATTTGGATTGGAGATGATCAGTGGGGTTTTTGGCAGAAAATTGAGTACAAAGGTTATCCCGCTTATTGTGGTTTTTGCTCGTTGATTGGTCATACAGAATCTGTCTGTCATCGCAAACATCCGGAATTGCGGCCGGTGCGTCGTTCTGGACCATCAGCTACGCCACACGTCAGACAAGTTTTTCAACCTAAGGGGGTACCTGCTGTTGAGGAATCTCCTCCTGTTGTGGATCCTGGGCTTGTGGTAGCCATGGGGGTAAAAGAGCCTGAAACTGGTATTTGTGCGACGGATGTTGTCATCCCTGAGATTCCACCACCATCTGATAACCCTGTTAggggaaattcttctccagctAGTGTTCCTATTCTTGTTCTCTCTAATGCATCTCGGGGGGCTGAGGCGGATGCGCAGAATTTTCTCACTCTTGTTCCCCAGGAATCTTCTTCTCCGGCTAAGGCTTTATCGGACAATATCCTCTCTTCTAATGGGGATGACCGTCTGTTGGCGTTGAGTTCGAGGGTTGgtagagagaggaagagagagattTCCTCTTCTCTCTCTCCTACACGGCATCACGGTCATGTTCGACTGGTGCGGGCTAATTCTGAAGGCCGGTCGGGGGTGACAGGTCTTTCCTTAGTTGAGCTTAAAAGTTTTCAGGATCGGCTGCCCGGCAGAATCCAAGCATCTAAGCTTTGTTGCGATCCGGTCGCTACGGGAGTTTCACTGGATGATGCCGACTCTCATTGGCTGCAATAGTTGATTCAAGGCCACAAGGGTCGTAGTAGACAGTCCAGGAAACGAGAAGGTATGACCTCATCTGCGCACTATAATCTTCGGTCTAATAATGTTAAATCCAATTAAGTTTATAGTGTGGAACATTCGGGGTGCGTCGAACAGGGATTCATTGCGGTATATTCGTTGCACTTGTAGATCACATAATATTAGGTTATTGATTCTGTTGGAACCGTTAGCCAATGTCTCTCAGTTGGAGAGTGTGCAGCTGTTCTTGGGATTTGATTTTGCTCGGTCTTTCGTGCATAATAAAATCTGGGTATTTTGGTCTTCAGAGGCTAGGTATTCTTTTGTAGAAGCTGCGGATCAATTAGTTCATATATATTTGTCTTTCCCGTCTGGTTCTTCCATTGTTATTTCGGCTGTCTATGCGAAGTGTAACAGAATTGGTAGGAGACGGCTATGGGAGGCTTTGGAGTAATTTTCTACGTCTACTACGCTTCCATGGATTGCCGCAGGGGACTACAACGTTGTTTCTTGCGCGgaggaaaggattggaggatctGCTCCCAATATTCGTGATTTGGAGGAATTCAACTCTGCTTTACATCGGAGTGGGCTATTCCCAGTTCAATTCGATGGGTCTGCGTACACATGGACCAATGGTCGCATGTGGCAGCGTCTCGATCGAGCGGTCGTTAATGGCGTTTGGCTGTCTGATGTAGAGATGACTCGAGTAGCTCATCTTCAACGAGGGCGGTCTGATCATTGTCCGTTGTTGATCAGGGGAGGAAGTACGTCAACTAGGCGCTCTTCATTCCGGTTTCTTAATGTCTGGCAAGGTCATTCCAGTTTTCAAACAACAGTGAAGTCTGCGTGGGCTCAGACTGTGTCTGGAGTGGGAATGCAGAAATTCTTTAATAAGTTGCAGGTGGTTAAACGAGTTTTATCTCGATGGAATGGGCGGGTCTTTGGGAATGTCTCTCAAAGGGTCCAAGTGGCAGCGGATAATTTATTGGCCAAGGAAATTTTGTATGACCAGAATAGAGATACGCTGTCGAGGATGGCAGTCCACGAGGCAAGGGCAGTTCATTCTCGGGAGCTTGCGTTGGAATGTGAATTCTGGAGACAAAAGGCAGCGATCAAGTGGATCAAAGAGGGCGACGCTAATACATCCTTTTTCCATGCAGCAGTTAAGCAGAAACGCAGCTCTAATTTTATTTCACGCATTAGGGGTAACGGGGATTGTTGGTTTGATAGTATTGATGATATTAAGCTGTCGGCGGGTGATTTTTTCTCCTCTTTGTTCACGGCCGACCGCGCTGCTTGTTCTGGCAGCAGACCGTCTATTGATCTGCCCAAGCTTACGCAGGAAGACAATGACATGCTGCTGAAATCACCATCGGTAGAAGAAGTTCATAAGGTAATTTGCTCCCTGGACCCTCAGAGTGCTGCGGGCCCTGACGGGTTTGGAGGGGGCTTTTATCAAAGTTGCTGGGAGTGTATCAAGGATGACTTCATGGATGCGGTGAAGGATTTCTTCGCTGGTGCAACAATGCCTCGTGGGTTTTCAAGTACCACGATCACATTGCTGCCTAAAAAGGAGGGTGCGTGTGAGTGGAAAGATTTCCGACCAATAAGCTTATCCAATGTTAGCTCGAAGATCATTTCTAAGATTTTGTCGACCCGCATTAATCAGTTTCTTCCTAAGTTGATTTTAGAGTTTCAGACTGGCTTTATACCGGGTAGGGGAATACAGGATAATGTTCTCCTCGCACAGGAATTAATCctggatttggacaagaaattgcgTCACCCTAACGTAATATTGAAATTGGATATGGAGAAGGCTTATGACAGGGTGGAATGGGGGTTTTTATTATACATGCTTCGTGAATTCGGCTTTAAGGAGGGTGTGGTAGATCTGATTTTTCGTTTAATATCCAATGTGTGGTTTTCTGTGTTGGTAAATGGGGAGCTCACGAGTTTTTTCAGGTCGACTAGAGGGGTTCGTCAGGGGGATCCTCTATCTTccactcttttcctttttgtatCTGAATTTCTTGGCCGGGGCCTCCAGCAGCTGTTTACAAACACCCCGGGTTTTAGATTTTTGTCTAAGGGAGGGCTGGTCTCGTTCCTTGCGTTTGCCGATGACATGGTTATTTTTACGCGGGCATCGTCTGAATGTCTGCTGGCTGTGTCGTCCCTTTTTCGACAATATGAAATTCTTTCTGGCCAAAAAATTAATCTCTCCAAGAGTCGTTTCCTTTATTCGTCGAAGCTTCCTTCGGAGATTATCACCTTAATTCAGCAAGTTACGGGATTTCAAGAGCAGTCTTGGCCTGTGAAATATTTGGGAGTTCCACTTATTCGTGGTCGTAAGAAAAGTATCTTTTTTGATGGAGTTTTTGCTTCTGTTCGAGCAAAGCTGCATCATTGGAGCTCCCGATTTCTTTCTGCGGGGGGGAAGCTCATCTTGCTTCGTCATGTGTTGAACTCAATGCCTCTCTATCTGTTGCAGGTTTCTAAACCACCTAAGGGGGTTTTTCTTAGGTTAGGCAGGCTGTTTAATGCGTTCTTGTGGGATGGCAAGGATGGTAGACGGATTCATTGGTCGTCCTGGGAGAAATTATGTTTCCCTGTTGAAGAAGGGGGGTTGGGTTTTCGATCTCTGTTGGACTTAGAGAAGGCTTTTGCAATGAAATTATGGTGGAGAATTCGACAAAAGAGTTCTCCGTGGGCAATCTTTATGCATCGCAAGTATATTGGCGGTCAGCATCCTTTCTTGGCAGCGGCTGGCGTTGGGTCGGCAACATGGAAGCGGGTCTGCTCGGTTCGGGCTATAGCTGAAGATAATATTCGTTGGCGTCTTGGCGAGGGGTTCATCGATTTGTGGCATGATCGATGGTTCCTCGATGAACCGCTTAGCAGGCAGTTTGATGGGGCGCCTCCTCATTGCTTAGTAGCTGAGTTTTATAGCTCTACGGGGTGGAATTTTCAACGGCTCCTCCAGGTTCTTCCTCGATCTGTTGTTAATAATATTTCACGAATAATTGTTGATCCGGCTCTTAAGGACGAATTGGTTTGGGCTCCTTCGGCTGATGGTACGTTCACTGTGTCATCAGCCTGGGAGTTAATTAGACAGCGGCGTAACCTGTCCTTGGTTTGGCGTGGAATTTGGTGTAGGGTTTTGGCTGAATTTCTTCCTCTGGACGACCAGCTCCGTTCTAGaggattttctttggtttccAAATGCGACTGTTGTGGTGATTCAGCGGAGTCCTTGCATCATATTTTTTTGCAGGGCAGATTAGCAAGCGCAGTTTGGCAGCATTTCTTCCTGGCTTGCGGAATCCCGTGGGGATCATTCTCATGCGTTTCTTCGCTGCTGGTGGTGTGGTTTCAATCTTCTGGGAATGGGCGGCTGAATCATGTTCGGTGTGCTATACCAGTTGTAGTGCTGTGGTTTATGTGGCGTAGCAGGAATGATGCTCGGTTTGGAAATATTCCCTCGGCCTATTCTAAAGTTATCTTCGATGTCAATGGGTGGTTGGTTGCTACGGGGGCTGCACGCATGTTGAACAGATTTCAGTTGGAGGGGGATACGGATACGTATTTTGCTCCGTACTTTCGGATCAAACCGGGTAAATCATTACGGCCGAAGGCTATATCATGGATGAAGCCTCCTCGGGGGTCAATCAAGCTGAACACCGACGCAAGTGTGACTAATGGGTTGGCAAAAGGCGGTGGAGTGATACGAGATTTTGAAGGGAAGATGCTTGGTGCTTTTTATAAAGAGTTTGGAGAATGTGAAGTGGTTCATGCGGAGGGATTAGCTTTGTTGACTGGGCTACAGTGGTGTGTTGAGACAGGGTTGTCAGGTATTTTAGTGGAAGTGGATTCTCTAGCATTGGCACGGCTGGTTACTAGTCAATCGGTTGGTAAGTGGCCGTTGTGTAGCGTCTTAAGTCAAATTCGTCTGTTGCTCGGTAAGGTGAATGGGGCCATTTCGCATATTTATCGTGAGGCGAATGCCGTGGCAGACAGCTTAGCGGCGTTATCTCTGGAGAGTTCATGGGTTACTTTCCAATCTCATCAGCAGCTGCCAAGTAGAGCTCGGTCATTGATTCATTTGGATGCAATAGGTTATCCATATATTCGCAACGTTAATTGTTAGGAATAGTTTTTCCTACGGTTCCTAGGATGTATTGAACGGTGGGACTTGTTTCCTCGTTCGTTGTTTTTTCGCATTTAataaaatttgggaaaaaaaaaaaaaacctgaagGAAATAATGGAAATGGGCCGGATCAAgtcgctacagccatccagcggatGGCCGATCTACTAGAGCGAATGACAAATCAACAGGGCCAGGGGAGCAGTACTGggaatcctggacataatccgggacataatccgggtaatcatgagggagaggaccgtgctttagaacggttccagaaatttgcacctcctaagtttATAGGTGGTGCAAGAGCCCCCGAGGAGTACCCAGCGTGGAGGGTCAAGTACGGCCACTAagccaacctgtggtttctgtgggggcaatcatactgctgaaaattgctggaaaaatagttcggtacgaaaatgcttcaaatgtggtagtaccgaacatctgattgcccggtgccctAAGATGCAGAAGGAAGGACTCaagccaccgactgaagggaccacaactaagccgatgaatgcaggggaaaatcgacccaaagggccagcaagagtgtatgcaatgggtcaataTGAGGTGACTGACCCTTCGGCAGATTTCGAAGGTATGCTTTGATcaaagaattaatttcgaggatgaaattttcctaagtgggggagattgtgaggccccaatcagttcgtaagttgatattagggttattcattatttCGGTGTGGTTAAGTAGGGTTTTAGGGCTAAGAAGGAAACCCTAtctcggttaagattgaaaaccctagtttatgtattagtttgaaatggttagcaaactctagattagcaaacctctagtgttacaatttattagaaagcttaagtggagttttatttatcgccctccttttctacattttctttattagaaaattccccagataatttttattgagtaaatataggttttagatgatttttctagtatcggttagtttttgagaaattaagaacatatatcggacgtgggacccactagtgcggaaagttcggtaaaattcggccaattaggttaagttttggatactg includes:
- the LOC113758040 gene encoding uncharacterized protein LOC113758040 produces the protein MAALLHGEAPPFVRPSKTFASLLSQAPSSSSSGIGHLSTYKGEPSLVISRQDMMQIAAPYSNALVGRFAIGRPSIELIRKFIVSLGLRGECPIGLLDSKHILLRPSEEEDYTRLWCRRSWYVGKFHMSLSKWTIDFKPGVESSIAPVWVNFPGLPLPFFEKQFLLKLGTLLGRPLKVDEATASLKRPSVARILLEIDVLQSPKSRIWIGDDQWGFWQKIEYKGYPAYCGFCSLIGHTESVCHRKHPELRPVRRSGPSATPHVRQVFQPKGVPAVEESPPVVDPGLVVAMGVKEPETGICATDVVIPEIPPPSDNPVRGNSSPASVPILVLSNASRGAEADAQNFLTLVPQESSSPAKALSDNILSSNGDDRLLALSSRVGRERKREISSSLSPTRHHGHVRLVRANSEGRSGVTGDYNVVSCAEERIGGSAPNIRDLEEFNSALHRSGLFPVQFDGSAYTWTNGRMWQRLDRAVVNGVWLSDVEMTRVAHLQRGRSDHCPLLIRGGSTSTRRSSFRFLNVWQGHSSFQTTVKSAWAQTVSGVGMQKFFNKLQVVKRVLSRWNGRVFGNVSQRVQVAADNLLAKEILYDQNRDTLSRMAVHEARAVHSRELALECEFWRQKAAIKWIKEGDANTSFFHAAVKQKRSSNFISRIRGNGDCWFDSIDDIKLSAGDFFSSLFTADRAACSGSRPSIDLPKLTQEDNDMLLKSPSVEEVHKVICSLDPQSAAGPDGFGGGFYQSCWECIKDDFMDAVKDFFAGATMPRGFSSTTITLLPKKEGACEWKDFRPISLSNVSSKIISKILSTRINQFLPKLILEFQTGFIPGRGIQDNVLLAQELILDLDKKLRHPNVILKLDMEKAYDRVEWGFLLYMLREFGFKEGVVDLIFRLISNVWFSVLVNGELTSFFRSTRGVRQGDPLSSTLFLFVSEFLGRGLQQLFTNTPGFRFLSKGGLVSFLAFADDMVIFTRASSECLLAVSSLFRQYEILSGQKINLSKSRFLYSSKLPSEIITLIQQVTGFQEQSWPVKYLGVPLIRGRKKSIFFDGVFASVRAKLHHWSSRFLSAGGKLILLRHVLNSMPLYLLQVSKPPKGVFLRLGRLFNAFLWDGKDGRRIHWSSWEKLCFPVEEGGLGFRSLLDLEKAFAMKLWWRIRQKSSPWAIFMHRKYIGGQHPFLAAAGVGSATWKRVCSVRAIAEDNIRWRLGEGFIDLWHDRWFLDEPLSRQFDGAPPHCLVAEFYSSTGWNFQRLLQVLPRSVVNNISRIIVDPALKDELVWAPSADGTFTVSSAWELIRQRRNLSLVWRGIWCRVLAEFLPLDDQLRSRGFSLVSKCDCCGDSAESLHHIFLQGRLASAVWQHFFLACGIPWGSFSCVSSLLVVWFQSSGNGRLNHVRCAIPVVVLWFMWRSRNDARFGNIPSAYSKVIFDVNGWLVATGAARMLNRFQLEGDTDTYFAPYFRIKPGKSLRPKAISWMKPPRGSIKLNTDASVTNGLAKGGGVIRDFEGKMLGAFYKEFGECEVVHAEGLALLTGLQWCVETGLSGILVEVDSLALARLVTSQSVGKWPLCSVLSQIRLLLGKVNGAISHIYREANAVADSLAALSLESSWVTFQSHQQLPSRARSLIHLDAIGLGRWQAGGLHFRNADIFHLSSSSCPQNDFAFRSTHKVHGTPNLNPSGNFLPGFSQLSHPWTEPLCLLPTVIHLRLPVRTWEGYPYPPALNNFQESRASLPESFVLVA